A single Arcobacter sp. FWKO B DNA region contains:
- a CDS encoding ABC transporter substrate-binding protein has product MIKSFYINLILLLSIFSTIQAKEELVFGTSLPMNGIMQEWGDGVISGANSYFYYTNDNNILQQYRIKLIAYDDKYEPDSTYLNTKKLITQDKVFGLFGFVGTPTVKNILSIINDNNTPFIAPFTGAMFLRDNHNPDIINLRTNYYKEIKSIVNYLHNIKHIDEFSVFYQNDDYGHEGYTSLLKILKLQDLKLISEGTYKRNTLSINHAINEIKESKPKAIIMIGAHKANSTFIKKARLDENFKNTIFAIVSFGDADAMIKDLDYESENLIFSQIVPSYNDTTIPIVKQYRKIYSNYYPNKEYSFISLEAFIGAKIVVDSMREISGKITQKKFIQNIKQYKNSEEGIIIEYKNKQLLNKVYLFEYTNFNFKEIIYDNQ; this is encoded by the coding sequence TTGATAAAAAGTTTTTATATAAATTTGATTTTATTATTAAGTATTTTTTCTACTATACAAGCCAAAGAAGAGTTGGTTTTTGGTACTTCTCTTCCTATGAATGGTATTATGCAAGAATGGGGAGATGGTGTTATTAGTGGAGCAAATTCATATTTTTACTATACAAATGATAATAATATACTTCAACAATATCGTATCAAACTGATTGCATATGATGACAAATATGAACCTGATTCTACATATTTAAACACCAAAAAACTAATAACCCAAGATAAGGTTTTTGGACTATTTGGTTTTGTTGGAACCCCAACAGTAAAAAATATTTTATCTATTATCAACGATAATAACACACCTTTTATTGCCCCTTTTACAGGTGCTATGTTTTTAAGAGACAATCATAATCCTGATATTATCAACCTAAGAACAAACTACTATAAAGAGATTAAATCAATCGTAAACTATCTTCATAACATAAAACACATCGATGAATTTTCTGTTTTTTACCAAAATGATGATTATGGTCATGAGGGGTACACTTCTTTACTTAAAATCCTTAAATTACAAGATTTAAAGCTTATTTCAGAAGGTACATATAAGCGGAATACTCTTTCTATCAATCATGCTATAAATGAAATAAAAGAATCAAAACCAAAAGCTATTATTATGATTGGTGCACATAAAGCAAATTCAACTTTTATAAAAAAAGCAAGACTAGATGAAAACTTCAAAAATACAATATTTGCAATAGTATCATTTGGTGATGCAGATGCAATGATAAAAGATTTGGATTATGAAAGTGAAAATCTAATATTTTCACAAATAGTCCCTAGCTATAATGATACTACTATACCTATAGTCAAACAATACAGAAAGATTTATTCTAATTACTATCCAAATAAAGAATATAGTTTTATCTCATTAGAGGCTTTTATAGGTGCAAAAATTGTGGTTGATTCAATGAGAGAAATATCTGGTAAAATAACTCAAAAAAAGTTTATTCAAAATATTAAGCAATATAAAAATAGTGAAGAAGGGATAATCATAGAATACAAAAACAAACAATTACTCAATAAAGTATATTTATTTGAATATACTAATTTTAATTTTAAAGAAATCATATATGATAATCAATAA
- a CDS encoding sensor histidine kinase, translated as MIINNLLKVFDKLPFANKTNFLIFIITGGMLCIIILSQISTYAIKSDFERLFENRTKPLVDLENLKDTCEINIKDTIIDISKGEIPLEDGLEVLNLAQGLIKNYWKSYKDAKQNQHTNLFTSLVKKIFLQSTDNTHNELLFERLIHNIDTKITKIDHYLTDFDPQKSEQLIFEVNAVKVYITSLINYDLKIIIAEKNDTEKLFGFLFLFSIISIFFVFLFSILLSIIILNNFKKLHKVLEIKVEKKTKELLELNSSLEQRITNEVKNSRKKDFVMFQQAKLASMGEMLQNIAHQWRQPLGSLSMIIQSFQTKMELGKLTPEFVDTKVKDALLLADNMSHTLDDFRNFFNPEKAKTTFSIQKCIEKSFELAKYILEKENIKHEIVIKKDVIITSYYNELSHVFLNLINNSKDAFLNRCTKEEKIIKVLVKAYKNRLYIHFIDNGGGIPEHIISQIFEPYFTTKYKSAGTGIGLYMSKQIIETHMKGSITCKNIPNTLSNCRGCKSALFIIEIPI; from the coding sequence ATGATAATCAATAATCTACTAAAAGTATTTGATAAACTCCCTTTTGCAAATAAAACAAACTTTTTAATTTTTATTATAACAGGTGGGATGCTTTGTATTATAATACTTTCTCAGATTTCAACATATGCTATAAAAAGCGATTTTGAAAGACTTTTTGAAAACAGAACAAAACCACTGGTAGATTTGGAAAATCTAAAAGATACTTGTGAAATAAATATCAAAGATACTATCATAGATATATCAAAAGGTGAAATACCACTTGAAGATGGATTAGAAGTTCTTAACCTTGCTCAAGGTCTAATAAAAAACTACTGGAAAAGTTATAAAGATGCAAAACAAAATCAACATACAAATTTATTTACATCTTTAGTAAAAAAGATTTTTTTACAATCAACTGACAATACCCATAACGAACTCCTTTTTGAACGACTAATACATAATATAGATACTAAAATAACAAAAATAGACCACTATTTAACAGATTTTGACCCTCAAAAATCAGAGCAGTTAATATTTGAAGTCAATGCTGTAAAAGTTTATATTACAAGTCTTATTAATTACGATTTAAAAATCATTATTGCAGAAAAAAATGATACTGAAAAGTTATTTGGATTTTTATTTTTATTTTCAATAATTTCAATTTTCTTTGTATTTTTATTTTCGATTTTATTATCTATTATTATCTTAAACAATTTTAAAAAACTTCACAAAGTACTTGAAATAAAAGTTGAGAAAAAAACAAAAGAGTTATTAGAGCTTAATAGTTCCCTAGAACAAAGAATAACAAATGAAGTTAAAAACAGCCGTAAAAAAGATTTTGTAATGTTCCAACAAGCCAAACTAGCCTCAATGGGTGAAATGCTTCAAAATATAGCCCACCAATGGCGTCAGCCTCTTGGAAGTCTAAGTATGATAATACAAAGTTTTCAAACCAAAATGGAACTTGGCAAACTAACACCTGAATTTGTAGATACAAAAGTAAAAGATGCCTTACTTTTGGCTGATAATATGTCTCATACATTAGATGATTTTAGAAATTTCTTCAACCCAGAAAAAGCAAAAACAACTTTTAGTATTCAAAAATGTATTGAAAAGTCATTTGAACTTGCAAAATATATACTAGAAAAAGAAAATATAAAACACGAAATTGTCATCAAAAAAGATGTGATTATAACAAGCTACTATAATGAACTCTCACATGTATTTTTAAACCTTATAAACAATTCTAAAGATGCATTCTTAAATAGATGTACAAAAGAAGAAAAAATCATCAAAGTGCTTGTCAAAGCTTATAAAAATAGGCTTTACATACACTTTATAGATAATGGTGGAGGAATACCTGAACATATAATCTCACAGATTTTTGAGCCTTATTTTACAACTAAATACAAAAGTGCAGGGACTGGTATAGGGCTTTATATGTCAAAGCAAATCATTGAAACACATATGAAAGGTTCAATTACTTGTAAAAATATCCCAAATACACTAAGTAATTGTCGAGGTTGCAAATCTGCATTATTTATCATAGAAATACCAATATAA
- a CDS encoding response regulator has product MGSIRDLNILKWFNILYIEDDVDLLTHTKDVLEDFVHNIYTATNSKEALQILQTHKVDAIISDILLEHENGIEFLTFLKNEKNICIPTILTTAHTDTQYLLDAIKLKVESYIVKPINIKELLNTLHDILLPIIQQKEIKKTNNIIKMISVVTDNKQVDVIKHIINNLDENECFTASYSEIMDIINISKPTLIKLFKELLEKEILVKINYKTYKFNEIALLGVAV; this is encoded by the coding sequence ATGGGTAGTATTAGAGATTTAAATATTTTAAAATGGTTTAATATTTTATATATTGAAGATGATGTTGATTTACTTACACATACAAAAGATGTATTAGAGGATTTTGTTCACAATATTTACACAGCTACAAATTCAAAAGAAGCATTGCAAATATTACAAACTCATAAAGTTGATGCTATTATATCAGATATTTTACTTGAACATGAAAATGGAATTGAGTTTTTGACTTTTTTAAAAAATGAAAAAAATATTTGCATCCCTACAATACTAACAACCGCTCACACAGATACACAATACCTTCTTGATGCAATAAAACTAAAAGTAGAAAGCTATATAGTAAAACCTATCAATATAAAAGAACTTCTAAATACTTTACACGATATTTTATTGCCTATTATTCAACAAAAAGAAATCAAAAAAACAAACAATATCATTAAAATGATTTCAGTAGTTACAGACAACAAACAAGTAGATGTTATCAAACATATTATAAATAATCTTGATGAAAATGAATGTTTTACCGCTTCATATAGTGAGATAATGGATATAATAAATATATCCAAACCTACACTTATAAAGCTATTTAAAGAACTTTTAGAAAAAGAGATACTTGTAAAAATAAACTATAAAACTTATAAATTCAATGAAATAGCACTTTTGGGGGTTGCGGTATAA
- the mnmA gene encoding tRNA 2-thiouridine(34) synthase MnmA, giving the protein MKVGVLLSGGVDSSYSAYLMKEAGHEVVGFYLKLHDDEEKHKENIKNVKKVAKNLNIKVEIIEAKELFKKEVYDYFVDSYKLGFTPNPCAMCNPKIKFGYAVEKILEYGCEQIASGHYARIENGYIQEALDGSKDQSYFLYGLQKDVIDKLIFPLGDKYKSDIKSQAFESMPCFGELQEYKESQEVCFVKNTYIEILENHFNVNKDGFIKDSDGQIIGKHKGYMHYTVGQRKGLDIPLAKVPHYVLNTEPKTNTVVVGKEDELQVSHISAVNFSLDEEFESGEYFVKARYRSKKIKAVVQKYSNNIQVSLLEPLFGVAIGQSLVVYKNDLVVGGGIIV; this is encoded by the coding sequence ATGAAAGTGGGAGTTTTATTAAGTGGTGGAGTGGATTCATCTTATAGTGCATATTTGATGAAGGAAGCTGGGCATGAAGTAGTTGGGTTTTATCTCAAGCTTCATGATGATGAGGAAAAACACAAAGAAAATATTAAAAATGTAAAAAAAGTCGCAAAAAACCTCAATATCAAAGTAGAGATAATTGAAGCTAAAGAGTTGTTTAAAAAAGAAGTTTATGACTATTTTGTAGATTCTTATAAACTAGGCTTTACCCCAAATCCTTGTGCTATGTGTAATCCTAAAATAAAATTTGGGTATGCAGTAGAAAAGATACTTGAATACGGATGCGAGCAAATCGCCTCTGGACACTATGCAAGGATAGAAAATGGATATATACAAGAAGCTCTTGATGGCTCAAAAGACCAAAGCTATTTTTTGTATGGACTTCAAAAAGATGTGATAGATAAACTCATCTTTCCACTAGGTGACAAATATAAAAGTGATATAAAGTCCCAAGCATTTGAATCTATGCCTTGTTTTGGTGAACTTCAAGAGTATAAAGAATCTCAAGAAGTGTGTTTTGTCAAAAATACATATATAGAAATTTTGGAAAATCATTTTAATGTAAATAAAGATGGTTTTATCAAAGATAGCGATGGTCAAATAATAGGCAAACACAAAGGTTATATGCATTATACGGTGGGACAGAGAAAAGGGCTTGATATACCTTTGGCAAAAGTTCCTCATTATGTGTTAAATACTGAGCCAAAAACAAATACTGTAGTTGTAGGCAAAGAAGATGAACTGCAAGTTTCACATATAAGTGCTGTCAATTTTTCTCTTGATGAAGAGTTTGAAAGTGGTGAATATTTTGTAAAAGCAAGATATAGAAGTAAAAAAATCAAAGCAGTTGTTCAAAAATATAGTAACAATATACAAGTATCATTGTTAGAGCCCTTATTTGGGGTAGCAATTGGTCAGTCTTTGGTTGTTTATAAAAATGATTTAGTTGTAGGTGGTGGGATAATTGTATAG
- a CDS encoding aminotransferase class I/II-fold pyridoxal phosphate-dependent enzyme, protein MKYTTKALHTKYPKSDTFGALRTPIYQNAAFEYASSQELEDVFTGKTAGHTYSRASNPTIEELENKIKSITSSKGVVATSSGMAAISNTFFALLKSGDNIITTNKLFGHTLSFFQNTLVDFGIDVRYVDICSQDSIKNAIDEKTKVIFFETISNPELIIPNIKMLSTIAKENNLVLIADTTMTPFYLFDSKKHGIDIDVLSATKYISAGGVAVGGIIIDNGNYDWSKFQNLEKFHTKFGINAFISKLKKQTFRNIGSCLSPQNAYMLSLGLETLALRADRTKDNTKEVAYFLNDHTKVKSVNYPLLKTNPYYDEAKEYFLFPGSILTFDLEDKQSAYKFMDKLELVRRSTNIQDNKSLIIAPYHTIYSEYTDEQKRSFGLREGTLRLSVGIEDIEDLIVDLSQALEDL, encoded by the coding sequence ATGAAATATACAACAAAAGCATTACATACAAAGTATCCAAAAAGCGATACTTTCGGTGCTTTAAGGACACCAATATATCAAAATGCTGCATTTGAGTATGCATCATCACAAGAACTTGAAGATGTATTTACTGGTAAAACAGCAGGGCATACTTATAGCCGTGCTTCAAATCCAACTATTGAAGAACTAGAAAACAAGATAAAATCTATTACTTCATCAAAAGGTGTAGTAGCTACTTCTAGTGGGATGGCGGCGATTTCAAATACTTTTTTTGCATTATTGAAAAGTGGAGATAATATAATCACAACCAATAAGCTTTTTGGTCATACTTTGTCTTTTTTCCAAAATACATTGGTGGATTTTGGGATAGATGTAAGGTATGTTGATATATGTAGTCAAGATTCAATCAAAAATGCAATAGATGAGAAAACAAAAGTGATATTTTTTGAAACTATAAGTAATCCTGAGCTTATAATACCAAATATCAAAATGTTGAGTACTATTGCAAAAGAGAATAATTTAGTTTTGATTGCTGATACTACTATGACACCATTTTATCTTTTTGATTCAAAAAAACATGGTATTGATATAGATGTGTTATCGGCTACAAAATATATTTCAGCTGGTGGAGTAGCTGTTGGTGGGATTATTATTGATAATGGCAATTATGACTGGAGTAAGTTCCAAAATCTAGAAAAATTTCATACAAAATTTGGTATCAATGCCTTTATATCTAAGCTCAAAAAACAAACATTTAGAAATATAGGCTCATGCCTAAGCCCACAAAATGCTTATATGCTCTCTTTAGGACTTGAGACTTTGGCTCTTAGAGCTGATAGAACAAAAGATAATACTAAAGAAGTGGCATATTTTTTAAATGACCATACAAAAGTAAAAAGTGTCAATTATCCACTTTTGAAAACAAATCCTTATTATGATGAAGCAAAAGAGTATTTTTTGTTTCCAGGGTCTATCCTTACATTTGATTTGGAAGACAAACAAAGTGCGTATAAATTTATGGATAAATTGGAGCTTGTAAGAAGAAGTACCAATATACAAGATAACAAAAGCCTTATAATAGCTCCATATCATACCATATACTCTGAATATACAGATGAGCAAAAAAGAAGTTTTGGGTTAAGAGAGGGGACTTTGAGACTAAGTGTTGGGATAGAAGATATTGAAGATTTGATAGTAGATTTAAGCCAAGCATTGGAGGATTTATGA
- a CDS encoding FAD-dependent oxidoreductase: protein MNRRDLLKLGVLGTTVALTNTYASTPSQTTAPSTNAINKVQNKKRVIIIGGGYAGLTVAKNIRLHDTTSEILVFDPKNIFASCPYSNLWFGNVKDTNYEQLIFSPLVSGAKYDYQVINDKVVSINKEKKTISTLDKEYEYSILVVATGIEYDYSTYGLDETTAKECATLYPASYTGGYEQLSLKKKIEEFKGGTFVITVPKGAYRCPPAPYERAALIASYFKEKKLNAKVVILDPREKPTTKAKGFLEAFNTLYKDYIEYLPTSNITNIDTKNKTITYDTFDIASKAFVQKKLNFDDANIIPSNKASSLITKSGLAVNSQGWARVKTPSFQSLNDENIYLVGDVVGEYPFPKSAQMAHSSGIILGEQIAKILKGQNPQFGLKLPGNICYSMVSPDTAIAVTHQAYLENGEVKVKTELFEDADNITAVSTKSWYFGITQNIFE, encoded by the coding sequence ATGAATAGACGAGATCTACTCAAACTTGGTGTTTTAGGCACTACTGTTGCACTAACCAACACTTATGCAAGTACACCAAGTCAAACAACAGCACCAAGTACTAATGCTATAAACAAAGTACAAAACAAAAAAAGAGTCATCATCATAGGTGGTGGTTACGCTGGACTAACAGTTGCAAAAAATATTAGATTACATGATACTACAAGTGAGATTTTGGTGTTTGATCCAAAAAATATATTTGCATCATGCCCATATAGCAACCTTTGGTTTGGAAATGTAAAAGATACAAATTATGAACAATTAATTTTTTCACCCCTTGTAAGTGGGGCAAAATATGATTATCAAGTGATAAATGATAAAGTTGTATCCATAAACAAAGAGAAAAAAACAATCTCTACACTTGATAAAGAGTATGAATATTCTATTTTGGTAGTTGCTACTGGTATAGAGTATGATTATAGTACATATGGGCTTGATGAAACAACTGCAAAAGAGTGTGCAACTCTTTATCCAGCAAGTTATACAGGTGGATATGAGCAACTTAGTCTAAAGAAAAAAATAGAAGAGTTTAAAGGGGGTACTTTTGTAATCACTGTTCCAAAAGGAGCATACAGATGTCCGCCAGCTCCTTATGAAAGAGCAGCACTTATTGCATCATATTTCAAAGAAAAAAAACTAAATGCAAAAGTTGTGATTCTTGACCCAAGGGAAAAACCAACCACAAAAGCAAAAGGGTTTTTAGAAGCATTTAATACATTGTACAAAGATTATATAGAGTATTTGCCCACAAGCAATATCACAAATATAGATACAAAAAACAAAACTATCACATACGATACTTTTGATATTGCATCTAAAGCTTTTGTTCAAAAGAAATTAAATTTTGATGATGCAAATATAATCCCATCAAACAAAGCTTCATCTTTGATAACAAAAAGTGGCTTAGCAGTCAATTCACAAGGATGGGCAAGGGTAAAAACACCATCATTTCAGAGTCTAAATGATGAAAATATCTATCTTGTAGGTGATGTTGTAGGGGAATATCCATTCCCAAAAAGTGCCCAAATGGCACATTCAAGTGGGATAATTCTTGGCGAACAAATAGCCAAAATTTTAAAAGGGCAAAACCCACAATTTGGTTTAAAACTTCCTGGTAATATTTGTTATTCAATGGTAAGTCCAGATACTGCCATAGCAGTCACCCATCAAGCTTACCTTGAAAATGGTGAAGTAAAAGTAAAAACAGAACTATTTGAAGATGCAGACAATATTACAGCTGTTTCAACAAAAAGTTGGTATTTTGGAATAACCCAAAATATATTTGAGTAG
- a CDS encoding DUF2892 domain-containing protein, producing MSCGIKKPNKWLRIIIGVAIILVGLYFDSYFALLGLIPIGFAITGYCPLCAIRVSNKDN from the coding sequence ATGTCATGCGGAATTAAAAAACCAAACAAATGGTTAAGAATTATCATAGGTGTAGCTATTATTTTGGTAGGACTTTATTTTGATAGTTATTTTGCACTTCTTGGGCTTATCCCTATAGGATTTGCAATTACGGGATATTGCCCACTGTGTGCTATAAGAGTATCAAATAAAGATAATTAA
- a CDS encoding HesA/MoeB/ThiF family protein, whose product MEEYFARQHKLWGEDTQKNLENKSIAIVGYGGLGSNLGITLGSSGIGKIYLIDFDTVSIHNIHRQIAFRLDDVGKPKASLLAELIKSRYDKVEVIPIIDAFDEYLEFEDKIDIIIDASDNLPTRAKIEKFARKTNIPWIYTSVEEWHGQVCLFENASFANSIVINDRKPAGIAPPIVSLLAAYEANMTLRYLAGLSVKTDVLNYLFFDNNGQLCIKSLQMPT is encoded by the coding sequence ATGGAAGAGTATTTTGCAAGACAACACAAACTTTGGGGTGAAGATACACAAAAAAACCTAGAAAACAAATCCATTGCCATAGTAGGTTATGGAGGACTTGGCTCAAACCTTGGAATCACTCTTGGTTCTAGTGGTATTGGTAAGATTTATTTAATAGATTTTGATACAGTTAGTATCCACAATATCCATAGACAAATAGCATTTAGACTTGATGATGTAGGCAAACCAAAAGCTTCTTTATTAGCAGAGCTTATCAAATCAAGATACGATAAAGTTGAGGTTATCCCTATTATTGATGCATTTGATGAATATTTAGAGTTTGAAGATAAAATAGATATCATAATAGACGCCTCAGATAATCTTCCAACAAGAGCAAAAATAGAAAAATTTGCAAGAAAAACAAATATACCTTGGATATATACATCTGTTGAAGAGTGGCACGGGCAAGTTTGTTTATTTGAAAATGCCTCATTTGCAAACTCAATAGTAATAAACGATAGAAAACCAGCAGGTATCGCACCACCTATTGTATCACTTCTTGCTGCATATGAAGCAAATATGACCCTTAGATACTTAGCAGGTCTTAGTGTAAAAACAGATGTTTTAAACTACCTCTTTTTTGATAACAACGGGCAACTTTGTATCAAAAGTTTGCAAATGCCAACCTAG
- a CDS encoding DUF4198 domain-containing protein — translation MTKKIILSSVVAFGLAASSAMAHFQMLYTPESALEKGGKITLKHVFNHPFADEHTMDMAGIEEFYVVHKEEKTDLMKDLKPITFKGNTNSGKGFENDYAARKMGDHLFVMTPKPYFEKNEDAYIQQITKMVVNVAGLPTNWDAELGLKAEIVPLTKPYAIYAGGTFTGIVKSNGEPVPYAEIEVEYLNHDVDMKKNSMGKGKYTAPQDSFVTIGIKANKDGEFTFGIPKSGWWGFAALGVGPDDEYEGKELSQDAVIWIQAKDMK, via the coding sequence ATGACAAAAAAGATAATATTAAGTTCAGTAGTAGCTTTTGGTTTGGCTGCAAGTAGTGCTATGGCACATTTCCAAATGTTGTATACGCCTGAGAGTGCTTTGGAAAAAGGTGGGAAGATTACACTTAAACATGTATTCAATCACCCTTTTGCTGATGAACATACTATGGATATGGCTGGTATTGAAGAGTTTTATGTGGTACATAAAGAAGAAAAAACAGACCTTATGAAAGATTTGAAACCTATTACTTTCAAAGGTAATACAAACAGTGGAAAAGGGTTTGAAAATGATTATGCTGCTAGAAAAATGGGTGATCATCTTTTTGTAATGACTCCAAAACCTTATTTTGAAAAAAATGAAGATGCATATATCCAACAAATCACAAAAATGGTAGTAAATGTAGCTGGTCTTCCTACAAATTGGGACGCAGAACTTGGGCTAAAAGCTGAAATTGTACCTCTTACAAAACCATATGCAATATATGCTGGCGGAACATTTACAGGTATAGTAAAAAGTAATGGCGAGCCAGTACCTTATGCTGAGATTGAAGTAGAATACCTAAACCACGATGTAGATATGAAAAAAAACTCTATGGGCAAAGGTAAATACACTGCACCTCAAGATTCTTTTGTAACAATAGGTATAAAAGCAAATAAAGATGGTGAGTTTACATTTGGTATTCCAAAATCAGGATGGTGGGGATTTGCTGCACTTGGTGTAGGACCTGATGATGAGTATGAAGGCAAAGAGTTAAGTCAAGACGCAGTTATCTGGATACAGGCTAAAGATATGAAGTAA